In Lewinellaceae bacterium, a single window of DNA contains:
- a CDS encoding ketoacyl-ACP synthase III yields MSKIRAAITGVQGYVPDYVLANAELEKMVDTNDQWIRSRTGIQERRILKGEGKGTSTMGIEAVQGLLEKTGTAPEEVDLMICATVTPDMQFPDTANLIADAVGIRNGFCFDLHAACSGFLYALATASRFIESGGHRKVIVVGADKMSSIVDYTDRSTCILFGDGAAAVMLEPDTQGFGLQDALLRSDGAGHVFLFQKAGGSRYPASRETVEQREHFVYQNGAPVFKAAVSGMAEVIGQVMQRNGLSVDDVSWVAPHQANRRIIEQVARMADFPLEKMMINIHKYGNTTAATIPLCLWEWESQLKPGDNIILTAFGGGFTWGAIYVKWAY; encoded by the coding sequence ATGTCAAAAATCCGCGCAGCGATCACGGGGGTTCAGGGTTATGTGCCTGACTACGTACTGGCCAACGCCGAACTGGAAAAGATGGTCGATACCAATGATCAATGGATCAGAAGCCGGACTGGTATCCAGGAACGCCGCATACTCAAAGGGGAAGGCAAGGGCACTTCCACCATGGGCATCGAGGCGGTACAGGGCCTGCTGGAAAAAACCGGCACTGCTCCCGAAGAAGTGGATTTGATGATCTGCGCCACGGTCACGCCGGATATGCAATTCCCGGATACTGCCAACCTCATTGCCGACGCCGTCGGCATACGAAATGGCTTTTGTTTCGACCTTCATGCAGCCTGCTCCGGCTTCCTGTATGCCCTGGCTACCGCCAGCCGGTTCATCGAGAGCGGCGGCCACCGGAAAGTGATCGTAGTGGGCGCCGATAAAATGTCCTCTATCGTAGATTATACGGACCGCTCTACCTGTATCCTTTTTGGCGATGGGGCGGCAGCTGTCATGCTGGAGCCTGACACTCAAGGCTTTGGCCTGCAAGATGCCCTGCTGAGGAGCGATGGCGCCGGGCATGTCTTCCTTTTCCAGAAGGCGGGAGGCTCCCGGTATCCGGCAAGCCGGGAAACGGTGGAGCAGCGCGAGCATTTCGTCTACCAGAACGGAGCTCCGGTCTTTAAGGCCGCCGTCTCCGGCATGGCGGAGGTGATAGGGCAGGTCATGCAGCGCAACGGCTTGTCTGTCGATGATGTCAGTTGGGTGGCGCCTCATCAGGCCAATCGCAGGATCATCGAGCAGGTGGCGCGCATGGCGGACTTCCCGCTGGAAAAAATGATGATCAATATTCACAAATACGGGAACACCACCGCAGCGACGATCCCGCTCTGCCTTTGGGAATGGGAAAGCCAGCTCAAGCCGGGCGACAATATCATCCTCACGGCTTTCGGCGGCGGATTCACCTGGGGGGCGATTTATGTGAAGTGGGCGTATTGA
- the accB gene encoding acetyl-CoA carboxylase biotin carboxyl carrier protein, which translates to MDFKEIQELVKLINKSNLTEFKMKNGEFEISIRTSKYEKLKRRQQQMASPGQGAAQQAPIIQMPPVQQPYSAPASSSSPSPPKPQPEPEAERQQAEKAGESGNYVEVRSPIVGTFYRSSSPEKPPYAKVGDVIEVGQVVCIVEAMKLFNEIESEISGKIVKVMVEDAQPVEYDQVLFLVEPA; encoded by the coding sequence ATGGATTTTAAGGAAATTCAGGAGTTGGTAAAGTTGATCAATAAATCCAACCTGACCGAATTCAAAATGAAGAATGGAGAGTTTGAAATCTCTATTCGAACCAGCAAATACGAAAAACTAAAAAGACGGCAGCAACAAATGGCCTCTCCGGGCCAGGGGGCGGCTCAGCAGGCGCCTATCATACAGATGCCGCCGGTTCAGCAGCCCTACTCCGCGCCGGCCTCCTCTTCTTCCCCATCGCCGCCCAAGCCTCAGCCGGAACCCGAGGCAGAAAGGCAGCAAGCCGAAAAAGCGGGAGAAAGCGGCAATTATGTGGAGGTCCGTTCGCCGATCGTCGGTACGTTCTACCGGTCCTCTTCGCCGGAAAAACCGCCTTATGCCAAGGTGGGCGACGTTATCGAAGTAGGGCAGGTGGTTTGTATTGTGGAGGCAATGAAACTCTTCAATGAGATCGAATCGGAGATATCCGGAAAGATCGTCAAAGTCATGGTTGAAGATGCCCAGCCGGTAGAATACGACCAGGTTCTCTTTTTAGTAGAACCCGCCTGA
- the efp gene encoding elongation factor P, with translation MATTSDIRKGMCIEFNNDTYTIVEFQHVKPGKGNAFVRTKLKSLTTGRVIDNTFTAGHKVDEVRVERRKFQYLYNDDMGYHFMNQETFEQVALREEFLENPGLMKEGMEVEILFHAEKEVPLTFEMPQYIVLEVTYTEPGVRGDTATNTLKLATVETGAEVRVPLFINQGDLVKVDTSTNSYVERVKQ, from the coding sequence ATGGCAACAACTTCTGATATTCGCAAGGGGATGTGCATTGAGTTCAACAATGACACTTACACCATCGTCGAATTCCAACATGTGAAGCCGGGAAAAGGCAATGCCTTTGTACGGACCAAACTCAAAAGCCTGACTACCGGCCGCGTAATCGACAATACGTTCACCGCCGGGCACAAAGTCGATGAAGTAAGGGTGGAGCGCCGCAAGTTTCAATACCTTTACAATGATGATATGGGGTACCACTTCATGAACCAGGAGACCTTCGAACAGGTTGCGCTCAGGGAAGAGTTTCTCGAAAACCCGGGATTGATGAAGGAGGGCATGGAAGTAGAAATTCTCTTTCATGCAGAAAAAGAGGTTCCCCTTACTTTTGAGATGCCCCAGTACATCGTCCTGGAAGTAACGTATACCGAGCCGGGCGTCCGTGGAGATACGGCGACCAATACCCTCAAGCTGGCCACCGTTGAAACCGGGGCCGAGGTGCGGGTGCCTCTGTTCATCAACCAGGGAGACCTGGTTAAAGTAGATACCTCAACGAACTCTTACGTGGAACGTGTCAAACAATAA